The [Eubacterium] siraeum genome contains a region encoding:
- a CDS encoding ABC transporter ATP-binding protein, with protein sequence MIFASVNNLVKNYGNHCAVDNLSFNVSEGEIFGLIGPNGAGKSTTINIITTLDEATSGSVTIDGMDTVKQRAEIRRMIGCVPQEIAVYPYLTAKENVEFFASLYGFKGEQLHKNAMTALEFAGLADKADMKPKKMSGGMKRRLNIACGIAHKPKLIVMDEPTVGVDAQSREHIMSSIKKLRESGATVIYTSHYMHEVEEICDRVAIIDKGRLVAEGTQQELITMITDSCTVHITTKQCDSETRSRVSRAVSCLPDVNRVQFNDNMISVDMSISCNDISHVISELVKQNLPVIEISTEKPDMDAVFLSLTGHEIR encoded by the coding sequence ATGATATTTGCAAGCGTAAACAACCTTGTCAAGAATTATGGCAATCACTGTGCCGTAGATAACCTCAGCTTCAATGTAAGCGAGGGCGAGATATTCGGACTTATAGGTCCTAATGGGGCAGGAAAGTCAACCACGATAAATATTATCACAACACTTGACGAAGCGACTTCGGGAAGTGTGACGATAGACGGTATGGATACAGTGAAGCAAAGAGCGGAGATAAGACGGATGATCGGATGCGTTCCGCAGGAGATTGCGGTGTACCCGTATCTTACCGCAAAGGAAAACGTTGAATTTTTCGCTTCACTGTACGGCTTCAAGGGCGAACAGCTTCATAAGAATGCTATGACAGCTCTCGAATTTGCGGGGCTTGCTGATAAGGCGGATATGAAGCCGAAGAAAATGTCGGGCGGTATGAAACGCAGACTTAACATTGCCTGCGGTATAGCACATAAGCCTAAGCTGATAGTTATGGACGAACCTACCGTAGGAGTTGACGCACAGTCAAGAGAGCATATAATGAGTTCGATAAAGAAACTGCGTGAAAGCGGTGCGACAGTAATATATACCTCGCACTATATGCACGAGGTAGAGGAAATCTGCGACAGAGTCGCTATAATTGACAAAGGCAGGCTTGTGGCAGAAGGTACACAGCAGGAACTTATAACGATGATAACCGACAGCTGTACGGTACATATCACCACAAAGCAGTGCGACAGCGAAACAAGAAGCAGAGTATCAAGGGCTGTTTCCTGCCTGCCCGATGTAAACAGGGTGCAATTTAACGACAATATGATAAGCGTAGATATGAGCATAAGCTGTAACGATATTTCACACGTTATAAGCGAGCTTGTAAAGCAAAATCTGCCTGTAATCGAGATAAGCACGGAAAAGCCGGATATGGACGCTGTGTTCCTGTCGCTTACAGGACACGAGATACGTTAA
- a CDS encoding ABC transporter permease, producing the protein MLSLIIKQIREYFRSPANVFMGLFFPVLLVFFLGTMLQNLDIADYDIGEIKLQYSVAQTNEQSGKAFAEFLDNINMIKAEKASDEKAALSLTDKGDIDAYIELKNGEILLYCGRNEIANRALGSVLNSFIAVSDTYYKIASTDPSLLMNTDTDTEKSFVEQDGLGVTRSMMDYYAVSMAVMMIFMSHMIMGSTALKDEERIFTLQRLYLSPVGKVKLFFGKLIGTLPSAVIGNAVIMLFSVFVFGAKYCDSFVGNLILFLLFSCCSLATIAVGMLIGVLIKIPAESIVIPLTWALLFFSGSFSKQVFIEGLSDKLPPYIVQQAAFRLTLYGESDSALAVIAVCLAVTVAVSLIGAAIFRVKKSV; encoded by the coding sequence ATGCTTAGTTTGATAATAAAACAGATTAGGGAGTATTTCAGAAGCCCCGCAAACGTATTCATGGGGCTTTTCTTCCCGGTACTGCTGGTATTCTTTCTCGGAACAATGCTTCAGAATCTTGATATAGCAGATTATGACATAGGAGAAATTAAACTGCAATACAGTGTTGCGCAAACAAACGAGCAAAGCGGAAAGGCATTTGCCGAGTTTCTTGACAATATCAATATGATAAAGGCGGAAAAGGCAAGCGATGAAAAAGCCGCACTGAGCCTTACCGATAAGGGCGATATAGACGCATATATAGAGCTTAAAAACGGGGAAATCCTGTTATACTGTGGCAGAAACGAAATTGCAAACAGGGCGCTCGGCTCGGTGCTGAATTCTTTCATTGCGGTATCAGATACATATTATAAAATAGCATCGACCGACCCGTCACTGCTTATGAATACAGATACCGATACCGAAAAGTCATTTGTAGAGCAGGACGGACTTGGCGTTACACGGAGTATGATGGATTATTATGCGGTGAGTATGGCGGTAATGATGATATTCATGTCGCATATGATAATGGGCAGTACGGCTCTCAAGGACGAGGAAAGGATATTCACCCTGCAGCGTCTTTATCTGTCACCTGTCGGCAAAGTAAAGCTGTTTTTCGGAAAGCTCATCGGTACGCTTCCCTCCGCTGTTATAGGAAATGCGGTGATAATGCTTTTTTCGGTGTTTGTGTTCGGTGCGAAATACTGCGACAGCTTTGTCGGAAACCTTATCCTGTTCCTGCTGTTCTCCTGCTGCTCACTTGCGACGATAGCTGTAGGTATGCTGATAGGGGTACTGATAAAAATACCTGCGGAGAGCATCGTGATACCGCTTACATGGGCATTGCTGTTCTTCTCAGGCTCGTTTTCAAAGCAGGTATTTATCGAAGGGCTCAGCGACAAGCTGCCGCCTTATATCGTTCAGCAGGCGGCATTCAGACTTACTCTTTACGGTGAAAGCGACAGTGCGTTGGCGGTAATTGCGGTATGCCTTGCCGTGACGGTTGCGGTATCGCTTATCGGTGCGGCAATATTCCGTGTAAAAAAATCCGTCTGA
- a CDS encoding ABC transporter permease: protein MNNIRTVFFGMLKRLKYALVIALLVGAGSIGLYYCGRPIANVFSVNDKIDIALTDNDKSELSAMLKSYLSDRINMNIIEDGKEKFNDKLINRDVSAIIEIPQGFEKNVIGGKDVKIKSTTLDDYENGAYISVYIEGFMRSVNIAANAAKGDAELFSRIMNSDAADTKLTKENAVISDREDEYVSAGFKFSEGFMIMLVTAIGIFITLAVMEDRQYGTYSRMAVSSVTGVQYIVGTLGASVLISFTALVILPLYLLITGAQMTAGYPLVFAAVIIYSLFNSALSIMLAQLISSKQALATLSGCITSIGALLGGAWFPIDETAGMLKYLSYITPQYWYVCFMSGEAEQPVINICVLILYTLLIMLASAALFGRKSVVSKA, encoded by the coding sequence ATGAATAATATAAGAACGGTATTTTTCGGTATGCTGAAGCGTCTTAAATACGCACTTGTAATCGCACTTCTTGTAGGGGCAGGCAGTATAGGGCTTTATTACTGCGGCAGACCGATAGCAAACGTGTTCTCGGTAAACGACAAGATAGACATTGCCCTTACCGATAACGATAAATCGGAGCTTTCCGCAATGCTGAAAAGCTATCTCAGCGACAGGATAAATATGAACATTATCGAGGACGGCAAAGAAAAATTCAATGATAAATTGATTAACCGTGACGTTTCTGCTATAATAGAGATACCGCAGGGCTTTGAAAAGAATGTAATCGGCGGAAAAGACGTGAAGATAAAATCCACCACTCTTGACGATTACGAAAACGGCGCTTATATCTCGGTATATATCGAAGGCTTTATGAGAAGCGTCAATATTGCCGCAAATGCCGCAAAAGGCGATGCAGAGCTGTTTTCGAGAATTATGAACAGCGATGCCGCCGACACAAAGCTCACTAAGGAAAATGCGGTAATATCCGACAGGGAGGACGAATATGTCTCTGCAGGCTTTAAGTTCTCCGAAGGATTTATGATAATGCTTGTCACAGCTATCGGCATATTTATCACACTTGCGGTAATGGAAGACAGGCAGTACGGAACATACAGCAGAATGGCTGTTTCATCTGTAACGGGCGTACAGTACATTGTCGGAACGCTTGGGGCAAGCGTGCTTATATCCTTTACGGCACTTGTCATTTTACCGCTGTACCTGCTTATCACGGGCGCTCAGATGACAGCCGGCTATCCGCTTGTGTTTGCCGCCGTAATAATCTACTCGCTGTTCAACTCGGCATTATCAATAATGCTCGCACAGCTGATAAGCTCAAAGCAGGCTCTTGCCACGCTTTCGGGCTGTATTACCTCGATAGGCGCTCTGCTCGGCGGTGCGTGGTTTCCGATAGACGAAACGGCAGGTATGCTGAAATATCTGTCATATATCACGCCGCAATACTGGTATGTCTGCTTTATGTCGGGCGAGGCTGAACAGCCTGTGATAAACATCTGCGTGCTTATACTCTACACATTGCTTATAATGCTTGCAAGCGCCGCACTTTTCGGCAGAAAGTCGGTAGTTTCAAAGGCGTAA
- a CDS encoding histidine kinase, with protein sequence MSLIYLVFKLTATAAFGTMNIMNNCDSGDTVLTVLAFSCFALAEYLLSVLKKSDKAAAVCSCVSAFIAFLIYSDNLIFVLCFAVIFAVDKFGAGKYFRHIGAVSVLLVLFIVKPPFIDVLILIIMLVAFTVTHITAGQLIKCREQLAESREETVRLNRRIASLEEYAKTAKKSAAVEERRRFSARIHDKLGHSISGSIILLEAAKLNIRTNPDSAEQCITTVTDNLRSGVDDIRQALREERPDSKTIGISELKEILGEYKAKYNIRTTLEIKGDADRITFRIWNCIKENLVETLTNTLKHSGADEFSLKISVMNKVIRAEFKDNGKGSDSFRKGTGLTAIEERTVLTDGKCIFPAQTDGFSVVNIFSLKEENV encoded by the coding sequence TTGTCACTTATATATCTTGTATTCAAACTCACGGCAACAGCCGCATTCGGCACTATGAATATAATGAATAACTGTGATTCGGGCGATACGGTGCTTACCGTACTCGCCTTTTCCTGCTTTGCTCTGGCTGAATATCTGCTGTCGGTGCTTAAAAAGTCGGATAAAGCGGCGGCGGTCTGTTCGTGCGTTTCGGCTTTTATCGCATTTCTTATATACAGCGACAATCTGATATTCGTGCTGTGCTTTGCCGTGATCTTTGCTGTAGATAAATTCGGTGCGGGAAAGTATTTCCGACATATCGGCGCTGTTTCGGTACTGCTTGTTCTTTTCATAGTAAAACCGCCGTTTATTGATGTTCTGATACTTATTATAATGCTTGTGGCATTCACTGTCACCCATATTACCGCAGGACAGCTTATCAAATGCCGTGAACAGCTTGCAGAAAGCAGAGAGGAAACTGTTCGCCTCAACCGCAGGATAGCAAGCCTTGAAGAATACGCCAAAACAGCAAAGAAATCTGCGGCTGTCGAAGAACGCAGACGGTTTTCAGCAAGGATACACGATAAGCTCGGACACAGCATTTCAGGAAGTATAATTCTGCTTGAGGCGGCAAAGCTGAACATCAGGACAAACCCCGACAGTGCGGAGCAATGTATTACTACAGTAACCGATAATCTCAGAAGCGGCGTTGACGATATAAGGCAGGCATTGCGTGAGGAACGTCCCGACAGCAAAACAATAGGAATAAGCGAGCTTAAAGAGATACTCGGTGAATATAAGGCAAAATATAACATAAGGACAACGCTTGAAATCAAGGGTGATGCGGACAGAATCACATTCCGCATATGGAACTGCATAAAGGAAAATCTCGTTGAAACGCTTACAAATACGCTCAAGCATTCGGGAGCGGACGAATTTTCGCTGAAAATATCGGTTATGAACAAGGTGATCCGTGCCGAGTTCAAGGATAACGGCAAAGGAAGCGACAGCTTCAGAAAGGGTACGGGTCTTACGGCGATAGAGGAGCGAACGGTGCTTACGGACGGAAAGTGCATATTTCCTGCACAGACGGACGGATTTTCGGTAGTAAACATATTCAGTCTGAAAGAGGAGAACGTATGA
- a CDS encoding response regulator transcription factor codes for MKIIIADDDSIIREGLKMIISSQPDFEVTGVACNGAEAVELCRKYKTDIALLDIRMPVMDGIEAAKIMLEENLCKPLLLTTFDEQELIQRALKVGVSGYILKNTQTDGIFSALRTVYNGGTVFQQDILSYIRDAAVKCYGKSAVFGLLTERELDIVKLIADGCSNAEIAEKLFLSNGTVRNYISVILEKTGLEHRTQIAVRYLKGDE; via the coding sequence ATGAAGATAATTATCGCAGATGACGACAGCATAATCCGTGAGGGGCTTAAGATGATAATCTCGTCACAGCCTGATTTCGAGGTGACAGGTGTCGCCTGCAACGGTGCAGAAGCGGTAGAGCTTTGCAGGAAATACAAGACCGATATAGCGCTGCTTGATATAAGAATGCCCGTTATGGACGGCATTGAAGCCGCAAAGATAATGCTTGAAGAAAATCTCTGCAAGCCGCTTTTGCTGACAACGTTTGACGAGCAGGAGCTTATACAGCGTGCGCTTAAAGTCGGGGTCAGCGGCTATATTCTCAAAAACACGCAGACAGACGGGATTTTCAGTGCGCTGAGGACGGTATATAACGGCGGTACGGTATTCCAGCAGGATATTCTGTCGTATATCCGTGACGCCGCAGTAAAATGCTACGGCAAGAGCGCCGTTTTCGGTCTGCTTACCGAAAGAGAGCTTGATATAGTAAAGCTGATTGCAGACGGCTGTTCGAACGCAGAAATTGCCGAAAAGCTGTTTTTGTCAAACGGTACGGTGAGAAATTATATCAGCGTTATACTTGAAAAAACAGGTCTTGAACACAGGACGCAGATAGCGGTAAGGTATCTTAAGGGCGATGAATAA